DNA sequence from the Perca flavescens isolate YP-PL-M2 chromosome 3, PFLA_1.0, whole genome shotgun sequence genome:
ggtctagagtataaatgcctctgtcactccactggttacaaacaaaaggtttgttaccagacaaacgtacaatatgtagtTTTtggccgctaggggtctctcaatcaaaacaataacaaagatGTACTTTTGATGACGTCGGGAAGTAGCGTGGCATCGTGGGATTTGTTGTCGTCAATGTCAACCAGCCAATCTAGCGTCTCCGGCAGAAAACATGTTTCCTGACAAGTTAATGTAttgttaaatatattatagcTTTATTTATGTTAGGTTTAGTTATAGTTATTCACTTTatataatccatccatccatccatcttcgtccgcttatccggtatcgggtcgcagggggagcagctccagcagggtaccccaaacttccctttaccgagcaacattaaccagctccgactgggggatcccgaggcgttcccaggccaggttggagatataatccctccacctagtcctgggtcttccccgaggcctcctcccagctggacgtgcctggaacacctccctagggaggcgcccagggggcatccttaccagacgcccgaaccacctcaactggctcctttcgacgcaaaggagcagcggctctactccgagctcctcacggatgactgagcttctcaccctatctctaagggagacgccagccaccctcctgaggaaacccatttcggccgcttgtacgctggatctcgttctttcggtcatgacccagccttcatgaccataggtgagggtaggaacgaaaactgaccggtagatcgagaactttgccttctggctcagctctcttttcgtcacaacggtgcgataaattgaatgtaataccgcacccgctgcgccgattctccgaccaatctcccgctccattgtcccatcacttgcgaacaaaaccccaaggtacttgaactccttcacttggggtaaggactcattctcTACCTGGTAgtagtaggcactccatcggtttcctgctgagaaccatggcctcagattttgaggtgctgatcctcatcccaaccgcttcactctcggctgcgaaccaATCCAGTGAGTGTTGAAGgttgcaggccgatgatgccatcaggaccacatcatctgcaaagagcggCGATGAGATCtccagcccaccgaaccgcaaccactccccaccccgactacgcctcgatatcctgtccataaatattacaaacaggattggtgacaaagctcagccctggcagaggccaaccctcacctgaaacgagtcagaattactgccgagaaccgggacacagctctcactttggttgtacagagattggatggccctgagtagagaccccctcaccccatactcccgcagcacctcccacagtatctcctgtgggacccggtcatacgccttttccagatccacaaaacacatgtagaccagttgggcatactcccaggctccctccaggatccttgcgagagtgaagaggtggtccgttgttccacgaccaggacggaatccacattgttcctcttcaacccaaggctcgactatcggccgatccctcctttccagcaccttggagtagactttacaaGGGAGGCTGAgcagtgtgatacccctgtaattggcacacaccctctggtccccctttttaaaaaggggaaccaccaccccggtctgccactcctttggcactgtcccagacttccacgcaatgttgaagagtcatgtcaaccaggacagcccctccacacccagagccttgagcatttctggacggatctcatcaatcccaggggctttgccactgtggagttgtttgactacatcagtgacttccacctgggaaattgacaatgatcccccattatcctccagctctgcctctaacatagagggcgtattagtcggattcaggagttcctcaaagtgctccttccaccgccctattacctcctgggttgaggtcaacagtgtcgcatccttactgtacacagcatggatggttccccgcttccccctcctgaggtggcgaacagttttccagaagcactttggtgccgaccgatagtccttctccatgtcttctccaaacttctcccacacccgctgctttgcctctttcacggcagaggctgcagcccttcgggcccttcggtaccctgcaactgcctccggagtcctctgggataacatatcccggaaagactccttcagtcggacggcttccctgaccaccggtgtccaccacggtgttcgtgggttaccgccccttgaggcacctaagaccctaagaccacagctcctcgccgcagcttcagcaatggaaactttgaacattgtccactcgggttcaatgcccccagcctccacagggatgcacgaaaagctccgccggaggtgtgagttgaaagtctgtcggacaggggcctcctccagacgttcccaatttacccgcactacccgtttgggcgtaccaggtctgtccagagtcttcccccaccccctgacccaactcaccaccagatggtgatcagttgacagctccgcccctctcttcacccgagtgtccaaaacatacggcctcagatcagatgaaacgattataaaatcgattaTTGACCTTTGGcttagggtgctctggtaccaagtacacttatgagcatccctatgttcgaacatggtgtttgttatagacaatccatgactagcacagaagtccaacaacaaacaaccactctggtttggatcagggaggccgttcctcccaatcacgcctctccatgtgtctccatcatcgcccacgtgcgcgttgaagtcctccagcataacaatggagtcccccactggagccccatgcaggactccagtcaaggtctccaagaaggccacatactccgaactcttgtttggtgcatatgcacaaataacagtcagagtttccccccccacaacccgcaggcgtagggaggcgaccctctcgtccaccggggtaaactccaacgtagcggcgctcagccgtgggcttgtgagtatccccacacccgcccggcgcctcactccctgggcaactccggagaagaaaagagtccaacccctatccaggagtatggttccagaaccgagactgtgcgtagaggtaaggcccaccagatctaaccggtagcgctccacctcccgcaccagttccggctccttcccccacagagaggtgacgttccacgtccccagagccaacgtctgctgcccgggtctggtccgtcgaggcccctgaccttcactgccacccgtgtagcagcgcacccgaccccagcggttcctcccacaggtggtgggcccatgggctggagagatgggagccacgtagctttttcaGGCTGTGCCTGACcaggctccgtggcaaacccgaaACATTTTGATAATTTGTAGAGTGATGCTCACAGGAAGAAATAATTTCAGAATCAGGGTTACGTTTTAAAATTTCTTAAATTTGTGATTTTCAGGAGCAGATAGGGAACATGGATGCAGATGATGCTCGTAGACTCTTAATCAGAGTCATGGACAGAGAGCCTGGTCTCATCTTCGATGTGCTCCAACCAGCTGCTCAGGGAGCAGAAGCACCATTACAAGGTGTGTCTAAATGGTGCAGTTGCTCAAGATGCAGGGAAATGGGAACTGACattgaaaataaatattgtgACATGATGGAGACCACCTGCATCAGCAGATTGCCCCACACGTCTTTGTACATATTAGATGAGCATGTACTGCGCTTAGCACGGCGGCTAAGAAATCACATTCATGCTCTCCATGATACACAGCTGCCTGGTGATGACACCTaaatctggtgactgtgctggacactccatgtttttaagatTACCATCTTGTTCTATTCTTttcagggtacaagcggccgaaatgggtttcctcaggggaaccagaggaaacaagagggatgagagagaaacacagcCAGACCATgacacaaacaggattggtgacaaagcgcaacCCTGGTAGAGGCaaaaccctcacctgaaacgagtctgactcACTACTGAAAACCCAGACACAGCTCTCATTTTGGGTGTACAGGCCAAGAGAAGGGACTGCTTCACCCCCATTCTCCCACAGAACCTCCTACTGTAACTCCTGGGAGATCCAAAGCCACAAAACACCCCCTAGAAGAATTTCCTGACCCGAACCACAATGGACCCCAAGCTTTGATTTTCTTTAATCAAGGTGCGGGGCGCAAAGTGAATTAAAGTGTGCCATGCCAAAGCATTACTTGAATAAACATCTAGAAAATAGAAGGCACGAGCagttttgattcataaattagTTTTGTTAAAGTTAGATCATTGTTGAATTGTGAGAGCAATAAGTATTATAGttagacacatgcacacaaattcTGCAGAGTAGACCAGTCGTGTTTAATGCTTCATATCAAACGCAGAGCGAATTTTTTGTGTAGTGCTAAGTCAATGAAAAGACGTGAATAGATGCAAATTCATTGTTTTTAATGGGGTATTTAATCCTCCCCAGTGTCCTGATCTTAATTGTAGAAGTCCTCCCAAAAGTCCTTCCCAAGTGTTCTACAATATTCCTTTTGTCCCACAAAAAGATAGGATGGGTGGCTAAGGACGGAAATGCTGATATTTGGGGATAATGGTAAAaaacgaagaaaaaaaatcaccagcCCCACGGCAAGGGTGGCTGCCGGGCTCAGCTGTTGGGAATGTGCAAAATAAGACCATGTGGCTGGTCAAATCTGACTCCTATTAATAtattccttcttcttcttttatggACTTAAGTTCACTCTACACAAAGATCAATCAGAGATTATAAATTCAGTCAACTAAGTTTACTGAGTCCAGCATAAGAGttacaacacagctgtgggttcacaaaacagagactaagtttccctagcaacaTACAAAGTCAGAGCTTGGTCCACCAAGATCTCATCCAAAGTGAGCCCTGTCTTCTCTTTACCCTAATCTTTTattgtcttcctgcaggctgGTGTCTTCTTGTCTCTAGGCAGAGACTGTCCTCTTTCACAACACTTGCCAGGGTTCAGACCATCTGTATTGCACAACTTTTCTTAGACACATTTCCGTTTTTTTTACCCAGCTTTCTGGTTCATAATGTTCCTTTCGTACCATATAaggcttattttattttaagactTAAGCTTAACCTTCTGTGCATCAGAGTACTTCTTTGTGCGGGGAATGTAAATGCGCCTCACCCTCCGCCCTGGAGGAAACTTTGCATTTTGGGGTTAACTTTTCCCTTGATTTTTTCTGTAATGTCATGCAATTTGTaacggagaaaaaaaatctgcataattcaattacatttttcaattaaattttattgatagtatcaaatcataacagagttatcttgagacactttacagatagagtaggtctagaccacactctacaatttccaaagccccaacaattacagtaattccctcaagagcaagcattagcagtggctattgcgacagtggcgaggaaaaactcccttccaggaagaaacctcggcagacccagactcttggtaggcggtgtctgacggggccggttgggggtgtgatgaaaaGTGgcataatagtcacattaaagataatggaacagtgactttgaaggtagtcattgtagttcatgtcatagcagggcacatcgtgtcatactgagtagtgcagtctcctattccagatcctgactactctgtgcatatgaacatcacagcagggcgttgcgggatgtaacgtggcactgcagagcacgggtggctGCGTCCActgtaaactccccagagctaagttagtaacaagcagttctgggacaggatgcatacaaaaaggaatacaaatgaaaacattgatgagagagcagcttagtgtgtcataggaaggaaggagcttccccggtagtctagaattataatagcataactaaAAGAGGCAGGTTAGCTTAGAGCGaggtgccggatcgggcttgaactctcccctgccgtgtcgggctgtactggcctgcctccctctactctcatgttattgattatatgataaataaatctgatgactacgaagagaagcaggtgggccgggttaggtggacgctgcaactcctcactccttaattATAAGCGTTATCGAAgcggagagttttcagtttactcttaaatgtggtgacggtgtctgcccccctaacccagactgggagctggttccacaggaaaggagcctggtagctgaaggctctggctccaattctacttttagagactctagtaaccacaagtaactctgcattctgggagcgcagtgctctagtgggacaataaggtactaagagctgttctagataggatggtgcttgaccatttagggctttgtaggtcaggagaaggattttaaagtcaatcctgaattttacaggaagccaatgcagagaatcTATATATGAGCtccttttcttagttcttgtcagaacacgcgctgcagcattctggatcagctggagagtcttaagggacttatttgagcaacctgacagtagggaattacaatagtccagcctggaagttacgaatgcatggactagtttttcagcatcgttttgagacaggatattcctaatttttgcaatgttacgaagatgaaaaaaggctgttattgaggtttgttttagatgggcgttaaaggatatatcctgatcaaaaataactcctagatttctgacagtagtgctggaggccaggacaataccatccagagtagctatatctttagataatgaagttcggaggtgtttaggccCCAGCACAATagcttcagttttgttagagtttaacatcagaaaattataagtcatccaggattttatatctttaatacatgcttgaagttaattgagtgtttcctagtAATATTagcaagaggaagcatatataaggagaatagaattggtcccagcactgagccttgtggaacgccatggctaactttcgtgtacttggaggatttatcattaacattaacacattgagatcgatcagagaaataagacttaacccagcttagtgcgattcctttaattccgactaagtatttttcaaataaactgttgctatggagaaaatcacataactaattagcaaccaccttctcaaggaccttggagagaaagggaaggttacatataggtctatagtttgctaagacatcaggatcgagggtggctTTTTTCAGAAgagttttatcacagctactttaaatgactatGGTACATGACCtattaataaagacatattgatcatagtGAAgggttaaccacgggtaacgcttctttgagtagcctcattgggatggggtctaagagacaggtagatggcttagctgaagatacctttaccattaattgttgaaggtctataggataaaagcagtctaagtaaatgtcaggtctagtcgttctttctagcagtcctgcgttgaaagctgaaccattagaagttgagggcaaaagtaAATATAAATGATATCAAATAATAAATGAGTCAGCAGATCTGAGAGACGCTAACAAGCTCATGTTAGCTCATCGACTCAGCTAACTTTAGCTTGTTAGCACCGCATGagacatttcttttctttctcgaCAACTGACTGATTTGCACCAGAGCTTGGGCACACTTCACGGACAAGAGCGTAAAGCAAAACTCTGACGTCAAAAGTTCCTCTACTGTCACGTGTTATGTGCTCCCCGCCCTACTCTCTTCCCCGTTCTCTTTATCCTCCACAGGTGTTCCTGATCTCTGATCTGTGAGGGTGGCCCCGCCCCTGGATATAAGAGGCTGGGAGACAGGAATGCCATAGGGCAGTGACTGAAGCAACTTGGATCGCGTGGTTTCTTTTGTTATCtacttttgtctttcttttgtgtttacttgttttGAGGAAGGAGGTCTGGTAGTCTAGTTTTTGCGCCTTTGTTTCTGTTAGTTAGTTACTACTTTTTAAGTTAGGGGGAGAAGTTCTGGGTCCGACGGCCCTTGATGGGTTGGCTCagctttcttccctttttttgttctttttggccaGACCTCCAGACTCTCATAGTTTTGATAAATTATTGGTTAAGTTGTAAATCAACTTTGATTTACTTTAATTATTCCTCGGGTTTGGTGTTGTTTAATATGTTGACGGTCATATTTAGCCTAAGTTGCGTTTGTTTGCTGTGGCCGTAACACACCAAAACGAGTAAACTgtaacattaaacacacaaaacatttatttatgattGTTACGGAAGAAcaataagtttttattttttatttttatttcattacatAATCATAATAGTAGATGGACAAGAAAGGGgggacagagaaagagggatgatatgcagcaaagggcagtaGGTCAGACTCGACACCGGGAACCTGGAAAGGACCCATGCTCCACTTGGTCAGCTAGAGaagactgagcctctgtatatggggcgcacactcaacCGGacgagctacccaggtgccctaGAATAATAATTGTAATCATTTTGTAATAGTTTAAATCAATACAGATAATCAGGGTGTGATTTGATGATGACGTCGGACTGCTCTctgctgtgtgcgtgcgtccccCTGACTTGAAAAGAATAAAAGGAGGAGAATCAATGTCTACACTCAGTTGGGTGGGGGTCACAGTGGGACTATAGCAGTGTCTCAACCTGTGTTACACTGaggtatatttttatattattgatgttttttctttcacaaaaaagcatttaaaaagctTCCAGAAAATGTTGCATAATTTCTGTTATATGTTTATCCACTAAACCCTGTTAACAATCGCTTTAACAACCAAAAGAATAATCATGATCAACTCTACACAGGTTTCATATTTCAAACTTGCTGCCTACTTTGACACCGGGGTTTTCAAGTATTTATATTTCATGATTGTTATGTCTTTATATATGGTAATAGTTTGTGCTAATGTTTTGCTGATTGTGGTTATCTGTATGAACAGAAGCTTACATGAACCTATGTACCTTTTTCTGTGCAGCCTGTTTGTAAATGAACTGTTTGGTAGTACAGGGTTGTTTCCATTCCTTCTGGTTCAGATCCTctctgacattcacactgtttctgcttctctttgtttCCTGCAGATTTTTTCAGTGCATTTCTATGGACATGTAGAATTTTTTACCTTAGGAGTCATGTCTTATGACAGATACCTTGCTATCTGTTATCCTCTGCATTATAACACTCGTATGACATCTAACAAGGTTGCCGTGCTTATTGCGTCCGTATGGTTATACAGTGTACTTTGCATTGTTGTCATGATGTCTCTGAGTGTCCCCTTACAGCTGTGTGGGAACACAATTCAAAAAGTGTACTGTGACAACTACTCAATCGTTAAACTGGCATGCTTCGACACAACCGTCAATAACATATATGGACTTGTGTATATCTTTACAGTAATATTTGCTCTTATAATTCTCATTCTTTACTCCTACATGAGGATccttaaagtgtgtttttctgGTTCTAAACAGACCAGACAGAAAGCTGTCAGTACCTGCACACCTCACCTTCTTTCCCTGCTCAACTTTTCTTTTGGGTCTTTCTTTGAACTAGTACAAGGCAGATTTAATATGAACAGTTTACCCATCATGTTACGCATTTTTCTGTCATTGTACTGGCTTACCTGCCAGCCGCTCTTCAATCCTGTAATGTACGGACTGAAAATGTCCAAAATCCGTAACGTATGTAGAAATCTTGCTTTTGGTAAAAGAATGTAAAACAGGCCTATAGAGCTGGACGATACCtaaaatcacgattaattgAACATTTGACCCTGATGATGATTAATGaaagatttatttaattttttttcactgacTAGGTTTGTACTGTAAACATGCTCAACTATTGGAGGAATGATTTTATTTCTAATGAAAGAGTGCATATATTTGTTACATTTACAATACTTAGAGAAAACTCATAGATGAACATGTTTTTGgttatttattgaatatttccAACAATTGAAATCACAGCACACGTTTGAAAAGAAAGTCTTAagaaaaagtcacattttagttttaatgtaaaaagcAAGTTTCCTTAAcagggtgatagaatgcaaaatgtcatagttgaaaaacaacagtttggagggtaaataggacatacatagaacctctaaatcccattgacacttctttcctctgcaaatctcactatttgaaacagctgctgaaaacgggcaaatctctaCAAACCACCGAGTTGATGTCAACTCGGTGGCTCCTCCTTATTTGGGTCTAGTCTCTACCCTTGtcatgccccaacatttacataggctacacaactgattTGAGATCAGGTAGATCTCagaaatgttatacattgtttgtccgcttttaaaatactaaattcacttctgagactttatAATGTAAGAAAttaactatgtagaggtcaaatatgggctgttttatgaaaattgatgactaattgcaaattttgtctgactgtgtgtcgcAGTTCAGCAGTTGCTCAGCAGCCTAACGtgacagcggccggtgctgcctcaCTGCCCGGCGTGTCCTCCCTCACAGACCTCGGCATGCTGTGAGCTAGATGGATATCCGTCCCGTGGCCTGCGGcgctccatacccgcgcaaagtcacagtTTCTGGGTTACTCGACTACCAAATGctgaagtgaatttagtaacaaaacatgaaatatgagacctgctgtcttgTCTCCAATGTATATGTAtgtcaaccaatcagcacagagcttatctaaatattcatgaccataccataattggaagaaaagctcttgttccaaatagggccaaaacacagggatgcataagggcccataaaatagcaaCCAGGCAATTTTCAGCGCaatcaatgttacataccctattaagagaccttaaggaacaatgtgaaataccctatataatcattctatcacccctttaaaaagtagaaaataaataaattgcatttcCTTTGCCTCCACCCTGGACATCACTGGCTCAGTCTGCTTCCCTCTGGAAGGAGGTATAGGAGcataaaaaacagaacaaagcAGTTTCTTTCCATGGGCCATCAGAACACtcaacaaacataaaaaccatgAACTTACCTTTATTATCACAAGTGCAATAATATTACAATAATCATACATCATGTGCAGTATTTTACCCATCCCGTCCTGTTAGGCCCGCTGTCCCTAGGTAGCTTCtctgttctctcctctctccctccctctgtctgtcctaATTGCAGGAGTGGAGTCTGGTGTGCAGGAGTCAGGGTTCCAGCTGCCTCTCATctaccacaatcaacctctgcttcaTACCGGGTCATTCCTCCACTCTGCGTCAGATCATAGACAATACTGCCACAGGTAGTCTGTTTAGTCTACTTGTATATCTGCCAGTCCTGATCCCTTCTTTTGTGCCTCAGCTACCATTAGAACCTGACTCCTGGTACTGCTTCACTCCTGCCATCCACCGGACCAGAACCACCACCACTGGACCCCACTGCTAGTCAGCCTACTATCTCTCTCTGACGGACCCGCTCCTTCCCGGAATTCACCTGACCTGTTCTCCACCCTGGAGACGTGGACTTTTCCCAAGTATGCAACCCTTctttagcctgggtaaaccctgatgAGCTTCCgacaaatttgagatttgctctgcaagtcagtctggcgaagagcccattcaagcccatttccaattttccaAATCGAGCCACCATTACAACCGTTGAGGTGGGCATTACACAATGATCGTAGTGCAGCAACAGCAAGCAGCAACCTGTgttgctgctacgtcacccggatcattgtttgggttggttgaaggactatccaattgcaccCAGAggcttaatatgcacgtgaatgactcCTCGCCAATTTACTAAGTGACAACTTTACATGTagtaacaggtaggctatgttatgaTGGGTGtatgatggcgcagtggatatgactcATGCCTTTTGGTGCTGGAGAcccgggtttgattcccactgcgatacatcaacca
Encoded proteins:
- the LOC114553021 gene encoding olfactory receptor 142-like, yielding MINSTQVSYFKLAAYFDTGVFKYLYFMIVMSLYMVIVCANVLLIVVICMNRSLHEPMYLFLCSLFVNELFGSTGLFPFLLVQILSDIHTVSASLCFLQIFSVHFYGHVEFFTLGVMSYDRYLAICYPLHYNTRMTSNKVAVLIASVWLYSVLCIVVMMSLSVPLQLCGNTIQKVYCDNYSIVKLACFDTTVNNIYGLVYIFTVIFALIILILYSYMRILKVCFSGSKQTRQKAVSTCTPHLLSLLNFSFGSFFELVQGRFNMNSLPIMLRIFLSLYWLTCQPLFNPVMYGLKMSKIRNEWSLVCRSQGSSCLSSTTINLCFIPGHSSTLRQIIDNTATGSLFSLLVYLPVLIPSFVPQLPLEPDSWYCFTPAIHRTRTTTTGPHC